In Hyphomicrobiales bacterium, a single window of DNA contains:
- the purL gene encoding phosphoribosylformylglycinamidine synthase subunit PurL, with product MTVAAPKAEPKITPELVKSHGLKPDEYEHFVKLLGREPTFTELGICSAMWNEHCSYKSSKKWLRQLPTTGPRVIQGPGENAGVVDVDDGQAIIFKMESHNHPSFIEPYQGATTGVGGILRDVFTMGARPIAAVNALRFGAPDHPRTRHLVGGVVAGVGGYGNSFGVPTVAGEVNFHARYNGNILVNAMAVGIADAGKIFYSKAEGVGLPVVYLGAKTGRDGIHGATMASAEFDDKAAEKRPTVQVGDPFTEKCLLEACLELMASGAVIAIQDMGAAGLTCSAVEMGAKGDLGIELDLDKVPCRESHMTAYEMMLSESQERMLMVLRPEKEKEAEAIFRKWDLDFAIVGKTTDTLRFVIKHEGVVKADLPIKAMGDEAPEYDRPWVEPKKPAVLKPADVPAPNDLAAVIVKIVGSPDMASRRWVWEQYDSLIGSNTAQIPGGDAGVVRIAEKKAIAVSSDVTPRYVEADPFEGGKQAVAECWRNLCAVGAEPIAATDNLNFGNPERPDIMGQFVFALKGIGEACRALDFPIVSGNVSLYNETNGQAILPTPTIGGVGLIRDWTRMATVKFKSNGEAILLLGGHGGHMGQSIYMREVHGREDGAPPPVDLAKERAHGEFVRSLIKSGAVTAVHDISDGGLVSAVIEMALAGNTGATLDAMDHIQLYAEDQARYVLTCPAKEAAKIITQAHVKGIDVIRIGTVTDAATFTMGSTAVPMQALRTAHEGWFPGLMAG from the coding sequence ATGACCGTTGCCGCCCCCAAAGCCGAACCCAAGATCACCCCCGAACTCGTGAAGTCCCACGGCCTCAAGCCGGATGAATACGAGCACTTCGTCAAGCTGCTGGGCCGCGAACCTACCTTCACCGAATTGGGCATCTGTTCGGCCATGTGGAACGAGCACTGCTCCTACAAGTCTTCCAAGAAATGGCTGCGACAGCTGCCGACCACAGGTCCGCGCGTCATCCAGGGCCCGGGCGAAAATGCCGGCGTGGTCGACGTGGATGATGGCCAGGCCATCATCTTCAAGATGGAATCACACAACCATCCCTCTTTCATCGAGCCCTACCAGGGTGCCACGACAGGCGTGGGCGGCATCCTTCGCGATGTCTTCACCATGGGGGCACGGCCCATCGCGGCGGTGAATGCGCTGCGCTTCGGCGCGCCCGATCATCCCCGCACGCGCCATCTCGTCGGTGGCGTGGTGGCGGGCGTGGGCGGCTATGGCAATTCCTTCGGCGTGCCGACCGTCGCAGGCGAAGTGAACTTCCACGCCCGCTACAACGGCAACATCCTTGTGAACGCCATGGCGGTGGGGATCGCCGATGCCGGCAAGATATTCTATTCCAAGGCGGAAGGCGTGGGCCTCCCCGTGGTCTACCTCGGCGCCAAGACGGGCCGCGACGGCATTCACGGCGCCACCATGGCGTCTGCCGAATTCGACGACAAGGCTGCGGAGAAGCGCCCCACCGTGCAGGTGGGCGACCCCTTCACCGAGAAGTGCCTGCTGGAAGCCTGCCTCGAACTCATGGCCTCGGGTGCCGTCATCGCCATCCAGGACATGGGTGCCGCGGGCCTCACCTGTTCGGCTGTCGAGATGGGCGCAAAGGGTGACCTCGGCATTGAACTCGATCTCGACAAGGTGCCGTGCCGCGAAAGCCACATGACGGCATACGAGATGATGCTCTCGGAATCGCAGGAGCGCATGCTCATGGTGCTGCGCCCCGAGAAGGAAAAGGAAGCGGAAGCGATTTTCCGCAAGTGGGATCTCGATTTTGCCATCGTCGGCAAGACCACTGACACGCTGCGCTTCGTCATCAAGCATGAAGGCGTGGTGAAGGCCGACCTGCCCATCAAGGCCATGGGTGACGAAGCCCCGGAATACGACCGCCCCTGGGTGGAACCGAAGAAGCCTGCGGTGCTCAAGCCCGCCGATGTGCCGGCGCCCAACGATCTCGCCGCGGTGATCGTGAAGATCGTGGGCTCGCCCGACATGGCGTCCCGCCGCTGGGTGTGGGAACAATACGACTCGCTGATCGGCTCCAACACCGCGCAGATTCCGGGAGGCGACGCCGGCGTGGTGCGCATCGCCGAGAAGAAGGCGATTGCCGTCTCCTCCGACGTGACGCCGCGCTACGTGGAAGCCGATCCCTTCGAAGGCGGCAAGCAGGCCGTGGCCGAATGCTGGCGCAACCTGTGTGCCGTGGGTGCCGAACCCATCGCCGCCACCGACAACCTGAATTTCGGCAATCCCGAACGCCCGGACATCATGGGCCAGTTCGTCTTTGCCCTCAAAGGCATCGGCGAGGCCTGCCGCGCACTCGACTTCCCCATCGTCTCCGGCAACGTGTCACTCTACAACGAGACCAACGGCCAGGCGATCCTGCCCACGCCGACCATCGGTGGCGTCGGCCTGATCCGCGACTGGACCAGGATGGCGACCGTGAAGTTCAAGAGCAACGGAGAGGCCATCCTGCTCCTGGGCGGTCATGGCGGCCACATGGGACAATCGATCTACATGCGCGAAGTGCATGGCCGGGAAGACGGCGCGCCACCGCCCGTCGACCTGGCGAAGGAACGCGCCCACGGCGAATTCGTCCGTTCACTGATCAAGAGCGGAGCGGTAACGGCGGTGCACGACATCTCCGACGGCGGCCTCGTTTCCGCCGTGATCGAAATGGCGCTGGCGGGCAACACGGGCGCCACGCTCGATGCCATGGACCACATCCAGCTCTATGCCGAAGACCAGGCGCGCTACGTGCTCACCTGTCCCGCCAAGGAAGCCGCCAAGATCATCACGCAAGCCCACGTCAAGGGCATCGACGTGATCCGCATCGGCACCGTGACGGACGCCGCGACATTCACCATGGGATCAACAGCGGTGCCAATGCAGGCCCTGCGCACCGCCCACGAAGGCTGGTTCCCGGGCTTGATGGCCGGGTGA